From a region of the uncultured Desulfatiglans sp. genome:
- a CDS encoding hypothetical protein (Evidence 5 : Unknown function), with protein sequence MTFGSDLYYLGESKNVGYIVAIEANNIIDEHMGQIMTILRSEGFKNIAVKVTENTRINQICFRETTDPENQMIVDACIQCSQNFSQEMYNKNIRIIIMNSMSLT encoded by the coding sequence GTGACCTTCGGATCCGATCTCTATTACCTGGGAGAGAGCAAAAACGTTGGGTATATCGTTGCAATTGAAGCAAATAATATTATTGATGAACACATGGGTCAAATCATGACAATTTTAAGAAGCGAAGGCTTTAAGAATATAGCAGTAAAAGTCACTGAAAACACAAGAATAAATCAAATTTGCTTTCGCGAAACAACCGATCCAGAGAATCAGATGATCGTTGATGCTTGTATTCAATGCTCACAAAATTTTTCACAGGAAATGTATAATAAAAATATTCGTATTATCATTATGAATTCAATGTCATTGACTTAA
- a CDS encoding Smr protein/MutS2, whose amino-acid sequence MENDPVNIPMDGCLDLHTFAPSEAGDLVEDYIEACLLEGIFEVRFIHGKGKGVLRETVHARLRRSPHVLRFALDAGPSGWGATVVWLKERRLEASKGKEGADDE is encoded by the coding sequence ATGGAGAACGATCCTGTCAACATCCCGATGGACGGGTGCCTCGACCTGCACACCTTCGCCCCGTCAGAGGCCGGAGACCTGGTGGAGGACTATATCGAGGCCTGTCTGCTGGAGGGCATCTTCGAGGTGCGGTTCATCCATGGGAAAGGAAAGGGGGTCCTCCGCGAGACGGTTCACGCGCGGCTGAGACGCAGTCCGCATGTCCTGCGCTTCGCGCTCGATGCGGGCCCGTCCGGTTGGGGGGCGACGGTGGTCTGGTTGAAGGAGAGGCGTTTGGAGGCGTCGAAAGGGAAGGAGGGTGCAGACGATGAATGA
- a CDS encoding YeeE/YedE family protein, with the protein MGPLYKFGWFDYAYALQLAVLIGFLFGFVLERAGFGNARKLTAIFYLRDFAVLKVMFTAIVVCMLGLLYFSVFGWIDLGRVYLLQTNIWPQIVAGLLLGVGFVMGGYCPTTSVVATVSGKLDGLVFLGGMVIGSVIFAELFPLLAGFYEAGAMGAVTLSDVLGIHSGIVALGACLMAVGAFWLGERLEGRFGDPARLPGGSRRMKLGGAALLVGLGLILAVVNPDRFVSSRPEAQPEAESVEATAQPENAPAAGSDAAAPVPRAAEPPAPAPGGFRILHDEGC; encoded by the coding sequence ATGGGACCTCTCTACAAGTTCGGATGGTTCGATTACGCCTACGCCCTGCAGCTGGCGGTCCTGATCGGCTTCCTCTTCGGGTTCGTGCTGGAGCGGGCGGGCTTCGGGAACGCCCGAAAACTGACGGCGATCTTCTACCTGCGGGATTTCGCGGTCCTGAAGGTGATGTTCACCGCCATCGTCGTCTGTATGCTCGGACTTCTCTATTTCTCCGTCTTCGGCTGGATCGATCTCGGCAGGGTCTATCTGCTCCAGACGAACATCTGGCCGCAGATCGTGGCGGGTTTGCTTCTGGGGGTCGGCTTCGTGATGGGCGGGTACTGCCCGACCACGTCCGTGGTGGCGACGGTCTCGGGGAAGCTCGACGGCCTGGTCTTCCTGGGGGGGATGGTCATCGGTTCGGTAATCTTCGCGGAGCTTTTCCCGCTGCTGGCCGGTTTCTATGAGGCCGGGGCCATGGGCGCCGTGACCCTCTCCGACGTGCTTGGCATCCACTCGGGGATCGTTGCGCTCGGTGCCTGCCTGATGGCCGTCGGCGCTTTTTGGCTCGGGGAGCGCCTCGAGGGACGCTTCGGCGACCCGGCGCGCCTCCCGGGCGGATCGCGGCGGATGAAGCTGGGGGGAGCGGCCCTCCTGGTGGGGCTGGGCCTGATCCTCGCCGTCGTGAATCCGGACCGTTTCGTCTCGTCCCGTCCGGAGGCCCAGCCCGAGGCGGAAAGCGTCGAGGCGACGGCCCAGCCGGAAAACGCTCCGGCCGCCGGGTCCGATGCGGCTGCCCCGGTTCCGCGGGCGGCCGAACCGCCAGCACCGGCGCCGGGGGGCTTCCGGATCCTCCACGATGAAGGCTGTTAG
- a CDS encoding conserved hypothetical protein (Evidence 4 : Unknown function but conserved in other organisms), whose amino-acid sequence MARSAKDPKALLPEIIQDFREVFGNDLISLILYGSAAGPEYDPARSDINLMAVLRPEAMGRLDETFSLVRKWRRKGCAVPLFLTERYIAGSLDVFPIEYLNFRSRYAMVYGKDVLRGLELKPSLLRLQCEREIKGKLLLLREGFVESEGKRGTLEALIADSTGALTAIFRALAALKGLETPGSRRALFAEVSRAFDLDGGVFERLLDVRDKKIKRAQVDMPALFKRYLAEMEKLSDAVDAMGG is encoded by the coding sequence ATGGCTCGAAGCGCGAAAGATCCGAAGGCGCTGCTGCCGGAGATCATCCAGGATTTCCGGGAGGTATTCGGCAACGATTTGATCTCCCTCATCCTCTATGGCAGTGCGGCCGGGCCGGAGTATGACCCGGCCCGCTCGGACATCAATCTGATGGCGGTGCTGCGGCCGGAGGCCATGGGCCGGCTCGACGAGACCTTCAGCCTCGTCCGGAAGTGGCGTCGGAAGGGTTGCGCGGTGCCTCTTTTCCTGACCGAACGCTATATCGCCGGCTCCTTGGATGTCTTCCCGATCGAGTACCTGAATTTCAGGTCCCGCTATGCCATGGTTTACGGCAAGGATGTGCTGAGGGGGCTGGAACTGAAGCCCTCGCTGCTGAGGCTGCAGTGCGAACGCGAGATCAAGGGCAAGCTGCTGCTGCTCCGCGAGGGGTTCGTCGAAAGCGAGGGGAAGCGGGGTACCCTCGAAGCGCTGATCGCCGATTCGACCGGCGCCCTGACGGCCATTTTCAGGGCCCTCGCGGCCTTGAAAGGTTTGGAGACGCCCGGCTCCAGGCGGGCGCTCTTCGCGGAAGTCTCGAGGGCCTTCGACTTGGACGGGGGCGTGTTCGAACGGCTGCTGGATGTTCGCGACAAGAAGATCAAAAGGGCGCAGGTGGATATGCCGGCGCTTTTCAAACGATATCTGGCGGAGATGGAAAAACTGTCCGACGCTGTGGATGCTATGGGAGGCTGA
- a CDS encoding hypothetical protein (Evidence 5 : Unknown function), whose translation MQIFLLANIISYAIIPSVENGPYITFQRGDICLQKNLMKTLRLAQKVLSRICAKLVGFLNKYLHSPEFFSSTSSM comes from the coding sequence ATGCAGATATTTTTGCTTGCCAATATAATAAGTTATGCTATTATTCCCTCAGTAGAAAACGGGCCGTATATTACTTTTCAAAGAGGCGACATATGTTTACAGAAAAATTTGATGAAAACACTGCGGCTGGCACAGAAGGTGCTTTCCAGAATTTGCGCCAAACTTGTCGGATTTCTCAATAAATATCTTCATTCCCCTGAATTTTTTTCATCGACATCGTCTATGTGA
- a CDS encoding membrane hypothetical protein (Evidence 5 : Unknown function): protein MERNARAIEAGRKASRLVQTAYPDGGVTWSSYGFESLPRYTATARLQDSEGSVQAEYVYVDGLGRPIQTIGFGEEGKPVIAYRHYDAMGREDLTAGPYFLEDGKPPARYPYRQTVYDERGRPLWVIGPDGEHGQIATAYTYQGLSTSVWGPDGTGKTIFKDALGRVLQVVEQAENSSLYTRYTYNAAGDLLKVIDHEGNQTQIVYDTLGRKTAMQDPDMGAWRYAYDPNGNLTAQTDARGLTTRFGYDALNRLVLKAYSNGEPSITFTYDDMSIPNGRGRLRKAARGAVSTRYEAYDPLGRVLAVTTDLGEQQGTTRYTYDIAGRLRTLTYPDSYRVHYTYHEGTSLLAGVKGSDGREFARFTDYTAAGQIGRTAYGNRTAAVRSYDPSSLRLTGILTSDPSGMPSKDIQHKTYRYTKGGNLSEILDSVQDITFTYRYDRLGRLVAENPSTDSLPPFSFSYGPTGNLLTRRCGELIFRYAYDSARPHAVSSLQVEQSAAGGGRILSRNPFQYDPNGNLLNGPDLADPLAPAERQITWNGDNQPVQIVHKRPSGTLTTRLAYGPEGGRVKKIVQGTPDTWYMGEHFEIRGGIRTRYIFAGALRIARMDSGGLLFFHQDHLGGTTALTNANGQVVERADYAPFGAERKPSRSQIADHRYTGQEHDIETGLYNYNARLYDPLIARFISPDFIVPDPMDPQLLNRYSYCANNPLRYTDPSGHLLIEPLIGAIIGATLGVATSAITGGDIGLGALTGAVTGGFLGGAGSIVTSLELTGIVAAALYAGAGASAGAISAAVSGTDLALGAFSGGLLAAASYVFPCPDFKPFGQGPAGTIANRFLNSTLTGAAFGAAYSGMTGGDVLHGMGMGALGWAAGEAGNMLIGHAFGYALSGKPPEFKKGAFFYFADSQRPFTTGGIIIGDRQILKQPNKIGHKQNNFSTESHERSHFSQQIILSPAYLPCHIFSQGISGTIGSATGRGFWNSTHRYNLFERWWIDVPSF from the coding sequence GTGGAACGAAATGCCCGCGCAATTGAGGCCGGCAGGAAAGCAAGCCGCCTCGTGCAAACCGCTTATCCGGACGGAGGGGTCACCTGGTCGAGCTACGGATTCGAAAGCCTTCCGCGATATACCGCCACGGCCCGCCTTCAAGACAGCGAAGGGAGCGTGCAGGCCGAATATGTCTATGTCGATGGTCTTGGCCGCCCCATCCAGACCATCGGCTTCGGTGAAGAAGGAAAGCCTGTCATCGCCTACCGCCATTACGATGCGATGGGCCGGGAGGATCTGACGGCCGGCCCCTATTTCCTCGAGGACGGCAAGCCGCCCGCCCGCTACCCCTATCGGCAGACGGTCTACGACGAGCGCGGGCGCCCGCTCTGGGTCATCGGCCCGGACGGCGAACACGGCCAGATCGCCACGGCCTACACCTATCAGGGCCTTTCCACAAGCGTGTGGGGGCCCGACGGCACCGGGAAGACGATCTTCAAAGACGCCCTCGGCCGCGTTCTCCAGGTCGTCGAACAGGCCGAAAACAGCTCTCTTTATACCCGCTACACCTACAACGCGGCCGGCGACCTGCTGAAGGTCATCGATCACGAGGGCAACCAGACGCAGATCGTCTACGACACCCTGGGCCGAAAGACCGCCATGCAGGATCCTGATATGGGCGCGTGGCGATACGCCTATGACCCGAACGGAAACCTCACCGCCCAGACCGACGCCCGCGGGTTGACCACCCGCTTCGGCTACGACGCCCTCAACCGGCTGGTCCTCAAGGCCTATTCGAACGGGGAGCCGTCGATCACCTTTACCTATGACGACATGTCGATCCCGAACGGACGCGGGAGGCTGCGAAAAGCGGCCCGGGGGGCCGTCAGCACCCGCTACGAAGCCTATGACCCCCTCGGGCGGGTGCTGGCCGTGACCACCGACCTCGGCGAGCAGCAAGGCACGACCCGCTACACCTACGACATCGCCGGCCGGCTCCGCACCCTGACCTACCCGGACAGTTACCGGGTCCACTACACCTATCACGAGGGCACGAGTCTTCTGGCGGGTGTCAAGGGCTCCGACGGCAGGGAATTCGCCCGGTTCACCGATTATACCGCCGCCGGCCAGATCGGCCGCACCGCTTACGGCAACCGGACCGCCGCCGTCCGCTCCTATGACCCCTCCTCGTTGCGGCTGACCGGGATCCTCACCTCCGATCCGAGCGGAATGCCCTCGAAGGATATCCAGCACAAGACCTATCGGTACACGAAGGGCGGGAACCTCTCCGAGATCCTCGACAGCGTCCAGGACATCACCTTCACCTACCGCTACGACCGCCTCGGCCGTCTGGTCGCGGAAAACCCCTCCACGGACTCCCTCCCCCCGTTCTCGTTCTCCTATGGGCCCACCGGGAATCTCCTCACCCGGCGCTGCGGGGAGCTCATCTTCCGCTATGCCTACGATTCGGCCCGTCCCCATGCGGTCTCATCCCTCCAGGTCGAGCAAAGCGCTGCGGGAGGCGGCAGAATCCTTTCCCGGAACCCCTTTCAATACGACCCGAACGGCAACCTCCTCAACGGCCCGGATCTCGCCGACCCCCTCGCCCCCGCGGAGCGGCAGATCACCTGGAACGGGGACAATCAGCCCGTGCAGATCGTTCATAAACGCCCGTCCGGGACCCTCACCACCCGGTTGGCCTACGGGCCCGAAGGAGGCCGGGTGAAGAAGATCGTCCAGGGGACCCCCGACACCTGGTATATGGGGGAGCACTTCGAGATCCGGGGCGGCATCCGGACGCGATACATCTTTGCCGGGGCCCTCAGGATCGCCCGCATGGACTCCGGCGGACTCCTCTTCTTTCACCAGGACCATCTGGGCGGCACCACGGCCCTCACCAATGCCAACGGCCAGGTGGTCGAGCGGGCCGACTATGCGCCTTTCGGTGCAGAACGCAAACCATCCCGAAGCCAGATCGCCGACCACCGCTACACCGGCCAGGAGCACGACATCGAAACCGGCCTCTACAACTACAACGCCCGCCTCTATGATCCCCTCATCGCACGCTTCATCTCCCCGGATTTCATCGTGCCCGATCCAATGGATCCCCAGTTGCTCAACCGGTATAGCTATTGCGCGAACAATCCCCTGCGGTACACCGATCCCTCTGGACATCTCCTGATCGAGCCCCTGATCGGGGCCATCATCGGAGCAACCCTCGGGGTGGCGACCTCTGCCATTACCGGCGGGGACATCGGCCTCGGCGCCCTGACCGGAGCAGTTACAGGGGGATTCCTCGGAGGTGCGGGAAGTATCGTCACCAGCCTCGAACTGACGGGCATCGTCGCAGCGGCGCTCTATGCAGGCGCGGGGGCGTCAGCCGGGGCAATCAGTGCCGCTGTCAGCGGCACTGATCTCGCTCTCGGAGCGTTCTCAGGGGGCCTGTTAGCCGCCGCCTCCTATGTCTTCCCCTGTCCAGACTTCAAGCCGTTCGGCCAAGGTCCGGCCGGGACGATAGCGAATCGGTTCTTGAACAGCACTCTGACCGGCGCTGCCTTCGGGGCCGCTTACTCCGGAATGACCGGCGGAGACGTGCTCCACGGCATGGGCATGGGAGCCCTTGGCTGGGCGGCGGGTGAAGCAGGCAACATGCTTATTGGACATGCATTTGGTTATGCCCTGTCTGGAAAACCACCAGAATTCAAAAAAGGCGCATTCTTTTATTTTGCAGACAGTCAGCGGCCGTTTACAACAGGTGGCATCATAATTGGAGACCGTCAAATACTAAAACAGCCAAATAAAATTGGCCATAAGCAAAACAATTTCTCTACCGAATCTCACGAAAGATCACATTTTAGCCAGCAAATAATTTTATCACCGGCATATTTACCTTGCCATATTTTTTCTCAGGGGATCAGTGGCACAATCGGTTCTGCAACTGGACGTGGATTTTGGAATAGTACACACAGATATAATTTGTTTGAAAGGTGGTGGATAGATGTACCTTCATTCTAG
- a CDS encoding conserved hypothetical protein (Evidence 4 : Unknown function but conserved in other organisms), giving the protein MKMRLAFSRRFIEDYRRLPAPVQKAADKQLERLLSDFHHPSLNAKKMQDPRDIWEGRVNKGYRFTFQIHEDVYFLRRIGTHDLLRRP; this is encoded by the coding sequence ATGAAAATGAGGCTGGCCTTTTCGAGAAGGTTCATCGAGGATTACCGCCGGCTTCCAGCCCCTGTCCAGAAAGCCGCCGACAAACAGTTGGAGCGGCTGCTCTCCGATTTCCATCACCCGTCCTTGAATGCTAAAAAAATGCAGGATCCCCGGGATATCTGGGAGGGGAGAGTCAACAAAGGTTACCGCTTCACCTTCCAGATCCATGAGGACGTCTATTTTCTCCGGCGCATCGGCACCCACGATTTACTGAGAAGGCCTTGA
- a CDS encoding Transcriptional regulator, AbrB family: MALMKIRKNFQLTIPRGLRRKFNLEEGDYVEMGIKDECIVLRPVKVIQPDQEYFYSREWQKKEAEVDEDVRKGDIAGPFENAAEAIEALKTAKI; encoded by the coding sequence ATGGCGCTGATGAAGATCAGGAAGAATTTCCAGTTGACCATTCCCAGGGGCCTTCGCAGAAAGTTCAACCTGGAAGAAGGGGATTACGTTGAAATGGGCATTAAGGATGAATGCATTGTCCTCCGGCCGGTGAAGGTGATCCAGCCCGACCAGGAGTATTTTTACTCCAGGGAGTGGCAGAAGAAGGAAGCCGAGGTTGACGAGGATGTCCGCAAGGGCGACATCGCCGGGCCCTTCGAGAACGCCGCTGAGGCCATTGAAGCCCTGAAGACCGCCAAGATATGA
- a CDS encoding hypothetical protein (Evidence 5 : Unknown function) translates to MYLHSRTIYYLAFVVFASFIFISITSCNKLFYSYMPGYAVHIYIKDHNYELIDNIFDNFARYYEFKKFNMQSDDEVTKCRTYIKYIISEKSPNDTQYVLLQICYNYYNSACAEASDQVNQTWISVANDSNGQDTFVKTEIDKIATHIYIELSKRFPGMVELKAKRTGLPII, encoded by the coding sequence ATGTACCTTCATTCTAGAACAATATATTATCTAGCTTTTGTCGTTTTTGCATCTTTTATATTTATATCTATTACATCATGCAATAAATTGTTTTATTCTTATATGCCAGGATATGCAGTACATATTTATATAAAAGACCACAATTATGAATTAATAGATAACATTTTTGATAACTTTGCACGCTATTATGAATTTAAAAAATTTAATATGCAATCTGATGATGAAGTAACCAAATGTAGAACTTATATAAAATATATAATTTCTGAAAAATCACCAAATGATACACAATATGTTCTACTGCAAATATGCTATAATTACTACAATTCAGCGTGTGCTGAGGCATCGGACCAAGTTAATCAAACCTGGATTTCAGTCGCGAATGATTCCAATGGCCAAGACACATTTGTCAAAACTGAAATAGATAAAATTGCCACACACATTTATATAGAACTTTCAAAGCGATTTCCTGGCATGGTAGAACTCAAAGCAAAAAGGACTGGCCTACCTATCATATAA
- the lemA gene encoding Protein LemA, with product MGKTGKTLLVVIGIIVVLGLLSFSWIKGTYNDLVAMDESVKGAWAQVENQLQRRYDLIPNYVETVKGYAAHEREVFVEVTEARSRVAGAESIPEKIEANNALSSALSRLLLVVERYPDLKANTNFIRLQDELAGTENRIAVERRRFNEMVREYNTTIRSFPTNVLAGLFGFEKAAFFEVPPERQEAPRIRF from the coding sequence ATGGGCAAGACCGGAAAGACCCTTTTGGTCGTCATCGGGATCATCGTCGTGCTGGGGCTGCTGTCTTTTTCATGGATCAAGGGGACTTACAACGACCTCGTCGCCATGGACGAATCCGTCAAAGGCGCCTGGGCCCAGGTGGAAAATCAGCTCCAGCGGCGCTATGACCTCATCCCCAACTACGTTGAAACGGTCAAGGGCTATGCGGCGCATGAAAGGGAGGTCTTCGTGGAGGTGACCGAGGCCCGTTCACGGGTCGCCGGCGCTGAATCGATCCCCGAAAAGATCGAGGCGAACAACGCCCTCTCATCGGCCCTGTCGCGGCTGCTTCTGGTGGTGGAGCGCTACCCCGACCTGAAGGCGAACACGAATTTCATCCGTCTCCAGGACGAACTGGCGGGGACGGAAAACCGCATTGCCGTGGAGCGGCGGCGCTTCAACGAGATGGTCAGGGAGTACAACACGACAATCCGCAGCTTCCCGACCAATGTGCTGGCCGGTCTTTTCGGTTTCGAGAAGGCGGCCTTCTTCGAGGTGCCCCCGGAGCGGCAGGAGGCTCCGAGGATTCGGTTCTAG
- a CDS encoding hypothetical protein (Evidence 5 : Unknown function): MKATESESRHPVSLGPAAFPRGLDREPAVARRWGYAPSCVGVGMGTDGDSGLRDTSRVMQGRRGGTKCPRN, translated from the coding sequence ATGAAGGCCACAGAGTCTGAAAGCAGGCACCCCGTTTCTCTGGGGCCTGCGGCCTTCCCGAGGGGGTTGGATCGTGAACCGGCTGTTGCACGGCGCTGGGGGTATGCGCCCAGCTGCGTGGGTGTTGGGATGGGTACTGATGGCGATAGCGGTCTTCGGGATACAAGTAGAGTAATGCAAGGCAGACGCGGTGGAACGAAATGCCCGCGCAATTGA
- a CDS encoding YeeE/YedE family protein → MNDERYSNPYVIGILLGLVLLFTFYTMGRGLGSSASFARIGTAGVHWVAPGHAQANPYLSKYLAWGRSPLMDWLVFLTLGAGLGGLFSAFIARRVRGEVARGPSIGVSARLWLALGGGILSGFAARLGRGCTSGQALTGAAELAFGSWVFMFCIFAGAYAAAWFFRKEWL, encoded by the coding sequence ATGAATGACGAGCGGTATAGCAACCCTTATGTGATCGGGATCCTGCTCGGCCTGGTCCTGCTTTTCACGTTCTATACCATGGGGCGGGGCCTCGGGTCCTCTGCGTCCTTTGCACGCATCGGGACGGCCGGGGTGCACTGGGTGGCTCCGGGGCATGCGCAGGCCAATCCCTATCTTTCGAAATACCTGGCCTGGGGGCGCTCCCCGCTGATGGACTGGCTCGTGTTCCTGACGCTTGGCGCCGGGCTGGGGGGGCTTTTCTCGGCCTTCATCGCCCGCCGGGTCCGCGGGGAGGTGGCGAGAGGCCCATCGATCGGGGTTTCGGCCCGGCTCTGGCTGGCCCTCGGGGGCGGAATCCTGTCCGGGTTCGCCGCGCGGCTCGGCCGCGGATGCACGAGCGGGCAGGCGCTGACCGGGGCGGCTGAGCTGGCCTTCGGGAGCTGGGTGTTCATGTTTTGCATCTTCGCGGGCGCATACGCCGCCGCCTGGTTTTTCAGAAAGGAGTGGTTGTGA
- a CDS encoding conserved membrane hypothetical protein (Evidence 4 : Unknown function but conserved in other organisms), translated as MTKRWCVIILTAMGIQVKGMGGVLCRRVGAGLSAWRGGIRNGRAASMGPGAGGRTLTAALLLLAAVLLAAPAAAERPFPRPDGPVNDFAGVLSPEERQRLDALTREVFEKTGVAVVVATFPDIGGAEYNDYVNRLYAAWGIGKEGEDKGVLIFVTIQERKMRIETGYGVEGVLPDGLVGEIRDRYMLPYFREDRFGEGLLNGTLAVAKVLADDAGVALTGTPEPKASARREEGVPFWPFLIFILIFLTIVRSGSRSRGAALPWIAGAPRGGGIGSGGFGGFSGGFGGFGGGMSGGGGAGGGF; from the coding sequence GTGACGAAGCGCTGGTGCGTCATTATACTGACGGCCATGGGGATACAGGTCAAAGGAATGGGTGGGGTCCTGTGCCGGAGGGTCGGCGCTGGACTGAGCGCCTGGCGGGGCGGCATCCGGAATGGGCGGGCGGCTTCCATGGGCCCGGGTGCCGGGGGCCGCACGCTCACTGCCGCCCTTTTGCTGCTCGCTGCGGTCTTGCTCGCGGCCCCCGCTGCGGCCGAGAGGCCTTTCCCGCGGCCTGATGGCCCGGTGAACGATTTTGCCGGGGTCCTTTCCCCGGAGGAGCGGCAGCGTCTGGATGCCCTCACCCGGGAGGTGTTCGAGAAGACCGGCGTGGCGGTGGTGGTCGCGACCTTTCCCGACATCGGCGGGGCCGAGTACAACGATTACGTCAACCGCCTCTATGCGGCGTGGGGCATCGGGAAAGAGGGAGAGGACAAGGGCGTCCTGATCTTCGTGACGATCCAGGAGCGGAAGATGCGGATCGAAACCGGCTACGGCGTCGAGGGCGTCCTCCCCGACGGGCTGGTGGGCGAGATCCGCGACCGCTACATGCTTCCCTATTTCAGGGAGGACCGATTCGGTGAGGGGCTCCTGAACGGCACGCTCGCCGTGGCGAAGGTGCTTGCCGACGACGCGGGCGTAGCCCTTACCGGCACCCCCGAGCCCAAGGCGTCCGCCCGCCGCGAAGAGGGTGTGCCCTTCTGGCCTTTCCTGATCTTTATCCTGATTTTTTTGACGATTGTGCGAAGCGGTTCCCGCTCGAGGGGTGCCGCGCTGCCTTGGATTGCGGGCGCCCCCCGCGGCGGCGGGATCGGCTCCGGCGGTTTCGGCGGCTTCAGTGGCGGCTTCGGCGGTTTCGGCGGGGGCATGAGCGGTGGAGGCGGCGCGGGGGGCGGATTCTGA
- a CDS encoding conserved hypothetical protein (Evidence 4 : Unknown function but conserved in other organisms) produces the protein MEAHEFAVIRRRLGKTQKEMAELLATSLKTIHSYEQGWRTIPPHAQRQIYFLLSRAEAAGEKPRSCWEERHCPEEARSRCPAWEWGSGDLCWFVNGTFCEGAAHGSWEEKMQICRSCCVFKAFHEKRKND, from the coding sequence ATGGAGGCCCATGAATTCGCCGTCATCCGCAGAAGGCTCGGGAAGACCCAGAAGGAGATGGCGGAGCTGCTCGCGACCTCGCTCAAGACGATCCACAGCTATGAACAGGGCTGGCGCACCATCCCCCCGCACGCCCAACGGCAGATCTATTTCCTGCTCTCGAGGGCGGAGGCGGCCGGCGAAAAGCCCCGCTCCTGCTGGGAAGAACGGCACTGCCCCGAGGAGGCCAGATCCCGATGCCCCGCATGGGAATGGGGTTCGGGCGACCTCTGCTGGTTCGTGAACGGAACCTTCTGCGAGGGCGCCGCCCATGGCAGCTGGGAAGAAAAGATGCAGATCTGCCGATCATGCTGCGTCTTCAAGGCCTTCCATGAAAAGCGGAAAAACGATTAG